TGTTTAAAGAAAGAGCAATTACTAAACCAAACGCTGTTTTTACAGCTACAGCAAGCGCTGTCCAAACACAAGAGCGCAGAATAATTGTCCAGAATTCAGGTCTTCTAAAAAGAAAACGATAATTTCCAAGACCAGTGTACGAAACTAAGTTTCCAAGACGATTTGTTTTGAAAAAAGACATAAGAATCACGTAAAAGATGGGATAAAACATAAATACCATCAAAAAAGCAACTGCCGGTAACAAACACCAAAAAGCTATTTTTGCCTCCCTCGCTATCATCTTACGAAACATTCCCGCTATCACCCTTTTGAGAAGGTGTAGGGAGGGAAAACCCTCCCTACACTCAAAATGTATATTTAAAAAACACTTAGAAACCTCGCAGAGCGTCAATTTCTGCAGCAGCATCATCCATGGCTTGCTGCGGAGTCTTTTGACCCAAGAAAGTGGCTTCTATGTTGCTCCAAATAATGTCATTACATTCAGGCCATTCGGGCATAAGTGGCCATCCTTTAGCATTGGGAATTTGTTGAATCATAACTTTATAAACGGGTTTCTGGAAATACGGGTGATTGGCCAGAGATTTGGTCACGGGTGGGAATCCTACCAGCTTGTCAAACTCTAAACGCCATTCGTCGGAATAGAAGAAATCGAGGAACTTTCCAGCTGCTTCCTTGACCTTAGAATCCTTGAACATCACGATTGAATCGGTAACAATGAGGGTGCTTTGCGGTTTGCCTTCAAAGTGAGGCATAGGAGCTACATCCCATTTGAAAGGAACGTTGTGCTGTTCAAGCAACGTTGCAGTAAAGCCACCTGAAAGAATGATACCCAGGTTACCCGAAATGAACAGGTTCTGGACTTCATCTCGCTTATAAGCCGTAACTCCTGGTTGTGTAACCTTATACTTATTTACAAGGTCATTCATAAATGCTAAGGCCCCGACACCAGCTTCATCGTTAACGGTACATTTTCCGTAACTTCCATCAGGAAGAATTTCGAAGAAATAGCCTCCGTTACCAAAAAGATAATACGCGTATTCAGTGAGCTCAACATACTTTTGACCTATCATACCCACTGCATAAAATTTATTTTCGGGATCGTTGATCTTTAGGGCAATCTGGAGCATCTCCTCAAAGGTTTCAGGAGGTTTGTCAATAATGTCAGAACGGTAATACATAAGACGTGTGCCCGCTGCTACGGGTAAGCCATAAAGAACTCCCCTCACTTTGCCTTCCAACAAAGCTGGATCAATATTGTTTTTCAGATCTTCACTCAACCACTTTTCTATGGGTTCGATAACGCCCATATCTAGCAACTCCAGCAACCACCTGGTACCGATAACCGAAAGATCAGGGGGTTGTCCTCCTGCCACATAAGTTATTAACCGGTCATGGAATTCATTCCAGGGAGTAGATATTATCACCAGATCGATATCCGGATAAGCTTTTTCAAAAGCTTTTTCAAGATTTTCTGCATATTCAGGCGTTAAACCATCATACTCCGCCCACATTACTCTCAACTGATTCTGAGCCCACGCCACCGAGGAAAAAGCAAAGAACAGCACAAGCACTACACTCACAACTAAAAGTTTCTTCATGAATTTTCCTCCTTTCTTGTCAAGAATAAACGTAGAGGGAAAAACTATCCTATAAAATTACTCATTCTTTTCTCCATCACCTCCCCTTACAACTCAAAATCAAACCATTCCAATAATACAATCCAAATTAAAAGATATATTAGCCAGCAAGGCTTCCGTGTGAAAACGATAGGGAGGAATAAATTCTGCTATCAAATAGCCGTCATAACCAACATTTCGCAAACATTTCATGACGCTTGGCCAGGAAACATCGCCCTCGAGCGGAAGACAGAACCCATTTATATTACCTACATTCAGCTTAAAATCCTTTATATGAACTTTAACAATCCGTTTGCCCAAGATTTCTATCCACTGTTCTGGATAACCAAAAACGAGAACGTTACCAGTATCAAAATGCGCTTTTACGAAAGGGCTATTAAAATGATCTACAAAATAAGCAAATTCCAGAGGAGAAAGCAGAAATTTATTCCACACATTCTCGATACCCAAAACCACATTTGCACTCTGTGCATATGGAATCATGGCTCCCAAGCTCTCCCAGACCCTCTCTAATGCATCCTGATAGTGAACTATTTCCGAACTAGGATCCCATGGTACGTTTACGTACCCCGGAATTACCAACACAGAAGAAGCACCAAGTTGAGCAGCCATTTCAATAAGGTACTTGATCACATCTTTGGCTTTTTCCCTCTTGGAAGGATCATTCGAAGCCAGATTATACTTCCAAAGCAATCCTGTGGCTAAACTACAAATTTCTATACCCAAATCCGAAGCAAGATTCCCAATTCTTTTGAGTTCTTCAGAATTAGTTTTAATAGGAAAAATTCCGTCTTCATCGGGGCATAATTCCACACCCTGAAACCGATATTTCGAAGCACGTTGAAGCACTTCCAAAACAGGCATATCTTGCGGAAAAGACCATTGATTAATACCTTTTTTCATAATCTCCCTCCTATATACATCTAAAATTATGATACTACACTATGCTTTTGACAAGCTTCAATAAACCAAATAACACTATCAACTGGCACCTCTGCGCCAATCGTATTAGAAGGTGAAATGACAAGAGCTGGGGTATCCTTAAAAATTTGTTCTCTATTTTTTACCTCAGCTTCAATATCCGATCTTCTGCCAAAAGGAAGTGTATGCTGTGAACTCACTGTACCCCAAAAAGATATTTGAGAGCCGAATTTCTTTATGATTCCTGACACGTCATGACACTCTGGTTGTAGAGGATGCAAAACATCAAAGCCCACCTCGATCAGATCGGGAAGGATTTCTTCAATCCTACCGCAGGAGTGCAGGAAGAAAATACACTCTGGAAAATCACGACGTAAAGAAGCAATAATCCTTTGCCACCAGGGTTTAAAAAACTTACGCCATAGAGCAGGGGGAATTTGCAGGCGATCCTGCATACCGTAGTCATCATAAAAACAGAGCAAATCCACACCGCATTCAGCGTGCTTTCTGGCAAAGGAAAAGGTAAAGCTGGCTACTTTCTCAATAAGGGCACCAGCCAATTCTGGCCTTGCAACAAGGTCAATCATGAAGTCTTCCATGCCCCGCAGCCAGTGACACCACTCATAGATACTTCCACAGTAAGCAGCAGAGAGATAGCCTCTTTTCCGTATTTCCCAAGCCCGTTTACTCACTATACCAATGCTTTGCTCATCAATACCGGGAACAGGGTAGTTCTCAATTTCTCGCTGAGTACATTCTCCAGAGAGGGGAGAGAAAATGCGCTCACAGCTCGGGTCATCTGGCCAAGGTAAAACACCTACACCCCAGGGAGAAAAAACAACTTCCTCAGGAAGTTCTATAGTAAAAAATTCTCTACCAATACCATTGGGGAGCATCCGCAAGCCATAATGCGCGCTGGTAGTGTGATAAAGAGGGTCGCTTTTCTCAGAGTGGGCAATGCGTACTTCAAAGTCAAAGTGTTCAGCCACATCACGAATTCCTGTCTGAGCAACAAACTTCTCAAAAAAGGGAGGCGTAAAGGAGGGCGTAGCACCAAAAAACAGGCTCCAGGGGATACGGTCTACTTTGCCTTCTCTTTTCAGGACTTTTCTTATCCGTTCTCGAGGTTCCATAATGCTCCCCTCCTTGCTCCAGAATTTTTTGTTTTGCAATATCAAGCAAAAATACGTTCCACAGTTAATGCAGCAGCACCAACCAGACCTGAATCACGCCCAAAAAAGGCCTTTCTAACTTCCACCTTTCTGCGGTGTAGAGAGGCTGTGGTTTCCCAAACCACTGAGGCAATGGTTTCCAAGAAAATAGGGTGTGCCAGGGATAAGCCTCCTCCAATAACCACCACCTCAGGATCCAGAAGGTTAACCAGGTTAGCAATCGCTCTACCCAGAACAGCACCAGTTTCCTGCCACAGGTTGAGTGCAAAAGTATCACCCAGACGGGCTGCTTGATCAATCACTTCGCAAGTAAGTCCTTCCGAGTCACCGCTCATGAGCTCAAGGATTGAGGTTTTACCACCTTTTTCGATATAGGCCCGGGCCTTTTGCACCACCGCTTTAGCTGATGCGTAAAGCTCGACACATCCTCGGTTACCACAGGGACAGGGAGGACCATTGAAGTCGATGCTGGTATGCCCAAACTCTCCAGCTCCGTGCCGATATCCTTCCACCAGTTCACCGTTAGAAATGATACCAGCTCCTACACCATTGCCTCCTACACCATTGCCTACGTTGATGTAAACCAGGTCCTGGACGTCCTTGCCGACCCCAAACCACTTCTCACCGAGAGCACCGGTATCCAGACTGTTATCCACAAACACCGGCCAGGGAAAGTGAGAGGCAAGCATCTTGCGCAACGGTACGTCTTTCCAACCCAGGTTGACAGCTCTTATGATTTCCCCCTCCTCGGGGTCGATAACTCCCGGACAGCAAACACCCATGCCGATGATGCGGTGAGTGCTGTAGTCCCGTAAGAGGTCCGAAATGCCTTCCACGATTTGATGAACAACCTGCAGGGGGTTGGTGGAAATCAGGGGAGCTATTTTCTTGGCCTTCAATTCTCCATTCAGGTTAGCTAATCCCAGATGTAAGCGACGAACCCCTATTTTAACGCCAATCACCCAGCCCCACTCCTTGTTGAAATGGAGCATGGCAGGCTTCCGACCACCAATGGATTCTCCCAACCCTTCCTCCTGAATCAAGCCTTTATCTTTGAGTTCAGCAATCAGGGTGGTTATCGTGGAAAGACTAAGATTTAAAACCTTAGCGAGAGTAGAACGATTAGTTGTTCCCTGACGATGGATAAAGCGGATAGCTCTTTTTAGATTTTCCTCTCGAACCCTTTTCTGATAAGTGAGATTCATTAGGAATTGACCAACTTTGTTCTTTCAATGAAAAAAGTGTTTGAGTAATGATAGCATTTTTCTAAAGCTATTGTCAACAGATACGGATAATTTCAAACACTTCCCCAAAAAGAAAACTAATATCTCTCTGTTGCTCCAAAAACGAAGGCACAAATGAAGCACAGAAAGCAACAAAAAAATTGGTTTCACCTACACTACTCAGGCAGCCCACAAGAAAATAAAACTATACCTTTACAACTTTTTACACGAACACTTCTTTGGCTGTGGAACCTAACGAAAAAACTACTTACCTTCTCCTGAGTTTTTCCAGATTACTGACCACCACCGCAACGACTATAATGAGACCAACAGTAAAGGTTTGAAAATAGGAAGAAACGTTGAGAATGTTGAGACCATTCTGGACAATTCCAAGCAGTACAACGCCCAGAAAAGCACCCAGAACCGAACCTCTACCTCCTTCAAAGGTAACACCACCGATGATGGCTGATGCCAGAGCTCGAAGTTCATAACCTTCTCCTGCATTAGCCAGGATATTTCCCAAGCGGGAAATCAGCACCAGGGAAGCCAACCCTATCAATACACCACTCAAAGTATAGCTGGCAATTTTCAAGCGGTCTACATTGATGCCAGAAAGGAAGGCAACCTGCTCGTTACCACCCATAACTACTAACCGACGGCCAAACTTGGTATTGCGCAGCATAAAATGAACCACTAAAACCACCACGAAAAGGACCATTACTGACACAGGAATCCCCAAAAATCTTCCACGCCCCAGAAAAGTAAAATGCCCTCTGAGAGAAAGAAAAAGGCCACCAGATATAACTAAAGCCAGACCGTAATAAACATAGCTCATGCCCAGCGTGACGATTAGAGGAACACATTTACTTTTACTAACAATAACCCCGTTGATTAACCCACATCCTATGGGGAGCAAAAATCCTGCCAGAATCGCCCAAAAGGGAGATATCCCAGCCATAACCATCTTGCAAATAACCACTCCGCTTAAGCCAATCATGGAACCAATAGAAAGATCAATTCCCCCGGAAATAAGAAGTAAAGTCATAGACATGGTGGCTATACCCAAAACTGCGATCTGTTGGAAGACCGCTAAGAGATTTCCTTGGCTCAAAAACCGAGGGTTTAAGGTTCCAAAAAGTACCGAAAGAATAACAATAACCACCATCAAGAAAAAGGTCTGGCTGCGGAATACTGAAATTCTTTTACTCGGAGAAACCACATCTTCCACAGGTTGGCTTTTATTATGCAGGTATTCATGCTCTTTCACTGGCAGTCACCCCAAAAGCGGAAGAAATAATATTCTCTTCATTCATTTCTTCAGCGGAAAGTTCTCTAACAATTTTTCCTTGACGGATAACCAGAATTCGGTCGCAAAGGGCAACGAGTTCTGGATTTTCTGAAGAAATAACGATAATCGATTTTCCCCTTTGTGCAAGATCAGCAATCAAACGGTGAATTTCACCCT
This portion of the Thermatribacter velox genome encodes:
- a CDS encoding sugar ABC transporter substrate-binding protein, whose amino-acid sequence is MKKLLVVSVVLVLFFAFSSVAWAQNQLRVMWAEYDGLTPEYAENLEKAFEKAYPDIDLVIISTPWNEFHDRLITYVAGGQPPDLSVIGTRWLLELLDMGVIEPIEKWLSEDLKNNIDPALLEGKVRGVLYGLPVAAGTRLMYYRSDIIDKPPETFEEMLQIALKINDPENKFYAVGMIGQKYVELTEYAYYLFGNGGYFFEILPDGSYGKCTVNDEAGVGALAFMNDLVNKYKVTQPGVTAYKRDEVQNLFISGNLGIILSGGFTATLLEQHNVPFKWDVAPMPHFEGKPQSTLIVTDSIVMFKDSKVKEAAGKFLDFFYSDEWRLEFDKLVGFPPVTKSLANHPYFQKPVYKVMIQQIPNAKGWPLMPEWPECNDIIWSNIEATFLGQKTPQQAMDDAAAEIDALRGF
- a CDS encoding sugar phosphate isomerase/epimerase family protein — translated: MKKGINQWSFPQDMPVLEVLQRASKYRFQGVELCPDEDGIFPIKTNSEELKRIGNLASDLGIEICSLATGLLWKYNLASNDPSKREKAKDVIKYLIEMAAQLGASSVLVIPGYVNVPWDPSSEIVHYQDALERVWESLGAMIPYAQSANVVLGIENVWNKFLLSPLEFAYFVDHFNSPFVKAHFDTGNVLVFGYPEQWIEILGKRIVKVHIKDFKLNVGNINGFCLPLEGDVSWPSVMKCLRNVGYDGYLIAEFIPPYRFHTEALLANISFNLDCIIGMV
- a CDS encoding uroporphyrinogen decarboxylase family protein, which gives rise to MEPRERIRKVLKREGKVDRIPWSLFFGATPSFTPPFFEKFVAQTGIRDVAEHFDFEVRIAHSEKSDPLYHTTSAHYGLRMLPNGIGREFFTIELPEEVVFSPWGVGVLPWPDDPSCERIFSPLSGECTQREIENYPVPGIDEQSIGIVSKRAWEIRKRGYLSAAYCGSIYEWCHWLRGMEDFMIDLVARPELAGALIEKVASFTFSFARKHAECGVDLLCFYDDYGMQDRLQIPPALWRKFFKPWWQRIIASLRRDFPECIFFLHSCGRIEEILPDLIEVGFDVLHPLQPECHDVSGIIKKFGSQISFWGTVSSQHTLPFGRRSDIEAEVKNREQIFKDTPALVISPSNTIGAEVPVDSVIWFIEACQKHSVVS
- a CDS encoding ROK family protein; the encoded protein is MNLTYQKRVREENLKRAIRFIHRQGTTNRSTLAKVLNLSLSTITTLIAELKDKGLIQEEGLGESIGGRKPAMLHFNKEWGWVIGVKIGVRRLHLGLANLNGELKAKKIAPLISTNPLQVVHQIVEGISDLLRDYSTHRIIGMGVCCPGVIDPEEGEIIRAVNLGWKDVPLRKMLASHFPWPVFVDNSLDTGALGEKWFGVGKDVQDLVYINVGNGVGGNGVGAGIISNGELVEGYRHGAGEFGHTSIDFNGPPCPCGNRGCVELYASAKAVVQKARAYIEKGGKTSILELMSGDSEGLTCEVIDQAARLGDTFALNLWQETGAVLGRAIANLVNLLDPEVVVIGGGLSLAHPIFLETIASVVWETTASLHRRKVEVRKAFFGRDSGLVGAAALTVERIFA
- a CDS encoding ABC transporter permease, producing MKEHEYLHNKSQPVEDVVSPSKRISVFRSQTFFLMVVIVILSVLFGTLNPRFLSQGNLLAVFQQIAVLGIATMSMTLLLISGGIDLSIGSMIGLSGVVICKMVMAGISPFWAILAGFLLPIGCGLINGVIVSKSKCVPLIVTLGMSYVYYGLALVISGGLFLSLRGHFTFLGRGRFLGIPVSVMVLFVVVLVVHFMLRNTKFGRRLVVMGGNEQVAFLSGINVDRLKIASYTLSGVLIGLASLVLISRLGNILANAGEGYELRALASAIIGGVTFEGGRGSVLGAFLGVVLLGIVQNGLNILNVSSYFQTFTVGLIIVVAVVVSNLEKLRRR